From the Primulina tabacum isolate GXHZ01 chromosome 3, ASM2559414v2, whole genome shotgun sequence genome, one window contains:
- the LOC142540990 gene encoding LOW QUALITY PROTEIN: mannosylglycoprotein endo-beta-mannosidase (The sequence of the model RefSeq protein was modified relative to this genomic sequence to represent the inferred CDS: inserted 1 base in 1 codon) — MAEEGIGKRVLNEGWLAARSTEVDLTGVELTTTNPPSPQQSPWMEAVVPGTVLATLLKNNLIRDPFYGLENETIIDIGESGREYYTFWFFTTFECKLSTNQHVDLNFRAINYSAEVYLNGHKEVLPKGMFRRHCIDVTDMLNLDGKNSLAVLLYPPDHPGKIPPEGGQGGDHQIGKDVAAQYVEGWDWMTPIRDRNTGIWDEVSLSITGPVKIVDPHLVSSFFDSYKRAYLHCTLGLVNKSNFVAGCSLNIQVGIDLDGDICVVEHLQSEHLYIPAGTHVVHTLPELFFYKPNLWWPNGMGKQALYNVEITVDVESFGESDSWSHHFGFRKIESHIDTATGGRLFKVNDEPIFIRGGNWILSDGLLRLSKRRYKTDIKFHAEMNFNMMRCWGGGLAERPEFYHYCDIYGLLVWQEFWITGDCDGRGIPVSNPDGPLDHDLFLLCARDTVKLLRNHPSLALWVGGNEQVPPDDINTALTKDLQLHPYFESSTDLKFLKEDIHPVSKDPSEYLDGTRIYVQGSMWDGFANGKGDFTDGPYEIQNPENFFKDDFYNYGFNPEVGSVGMPVAATIRATLPPEGWQIPLFNKLDNGYVQEVPNPIWDYHKYIPYSKPGLVHDQILLYGTPTDLDDFCLKAQLVNYIQYRALLEGWTSRMWSKYTGVLIWKTQNPWTGLRGQFYDHLHEQTAGFYGCRCAAEPIHVQLNLATNYLEVVNTTSKELSDVAIESSVWDLEGACLYYEVLEKLTIPSKKTVSISELKYPKSDNPEPVYFLLLKLYKREDYRLLSRNFYWLHLTGGDYKLLEPYKKNKVSLKITSMTYIRGSSYEVRMHVENTSKKPDSRTLLHNNVLEIHRNGDSDMQSEGVLCVPEREHERGLLEKVLQYFSTNRSGMKVTEINGDGIGVAFFLQFSVHASNKDNKEGEDTRILPVHYSDNYFSLVPGEVTAITLNFEVPPGVXPRITLHGWNYEGGDIVL; from the exons TCAACCAATCAACACGTGGACCTAAATTTCCGCGCGATAAATTACTCAGCGGAAGTGTATTTAAATGGGCACAAAGAGGTCCTGCCGAAGGGAATGTTCCGCAGACATTGTATTGATGTAACAGACATGCTTAATCTGGATGGTAAAAATTCACTGGCTGTGCTGCTTTACCCTCCTGACCATCCTGGAAAAATTCCTCCTGAAGGTGGTCAAGGTGGTGATCATCAG ATTGGGAAAGATGTTGCGGCACAATATGTTGAGGGTTGGGATTGGATGACTCCTATACG GGACAGGAACACTGGCATCTGGGACGAGGTTTCTCTTTCTATTACTGGG CCAGTGAAAATCGTAGATCCCCACTTAGTCTCTTCATTCTTCGACAGCTATAAGAGGGCATACCTTCATTGTACATTGGGGTTGGTGAATAAAAGCAACTTCGTTGCTGGGTGTTCTCTTAATATCCAAGTGGGAATTGACCTTGATGGTGATATATGTGTAGTTGAGCACCTTCAATCTGAACACCTGTATATACCTGCTGGAACCCATGTAGTCCACACATTGCCAGAG TTATTCTTCTACAAACCTAATCTATGGTGGCCCAATGGGATGGGAAAGCAAGCCCTTTACAATGTAGAGATAACTGTCGATGTGGAAAGTTTTGGAGAGTCTGATTCTTGGAGCCATCATTTTGGGTTCCGTAAGATTGAGAGTCACATAGATACTGCAACTGGTGGAAG GCTCTTTAAGGTCAATGACGAACCAATTTTCATTCGTGGGGGTAATTGGATATTGTCAGATGGATTACTTCGTCTTTCAAAGAGACGCTATAAAACTGACATCAAATTTCATGCTGAAATGAACTTTAATATGATGCGCTGTTGGGGTGGTGGACTTGCTGAAAGACCCGAATTTTATCATTATTGTGACATTTATGGTCTTCTG GTTTGGCAAGAGTTCTGGATAACCGGGGATTGTGATGGACGTGGGATTCCAGTGTCAAATCCAGATGGTCCTCTGGACCATGACCTCTTTTTGTTATGTGCTAGGGACACTGTCAAACTTCTAAGAAATCATCCTAGTCTTGCTTTGTGGGTTGGAGGTAATGAGCAAGTCCCACCAGATGATATTAATACAGCTTTGACAAAGGATCTACAGCTCCATCCCTATTTTGAAAGTTCTACCgacttgaaatttttaaaagaagacATCCACCCTGTTTCTAAAGATCCAAGTGAATATCTTGACGGCACACGAATTTACGTCCAAGGATCTATGTGGGATGGCTTTGCTAATGGAAAGGGAGATTTTACTGATGGGCCATACGAAATTCAGAATCCAGAGAACTTTTTTAAAGATGATTTTTACAACTATGGTTTCAATCCTGAGGTTGGTTCTGTAGGGATGCCTGTGGCAGCTACTATCAGAGCTACTCTACCTCCGGAGGGATGGCAGATTCCTTTGTTCAATAAATTAGATAATGGCTACGTTCAAGAAGTACCAAATCCTATATGGGACTATCATAAATACATTCCGTACTCAAAACCAGGGCTGGTTCATGATCAGATTTTATTGTATGGAACACCAACAGATCTTGATGACTTCTGTCTTAAG GCGCAACTGGTTAATTATATTCAATACAGAGCTCTCTTAGAGGGCTGGACCTCGCGTATGTGGAGCAAATACACAGGTGTTTTGATTTGGAAAACTCAAAATCCATGGACGGGTCTTAGGGGTCAGTTTTATGATCATCTCCACGAGCAAACGGCAGGGTTCTATGGTTGTCGTTGTGCTGCAGAACCAATCCATGTCCAACTAAATCTGGCAACAAATTATCTGGAg GTGGTCAATACCACATCGAAAGAACTATCCGATGTTGCTATAGAATCCTCAGTTTGGGATCTGGAAGGAGCATGCCTCTACTACGAAGTCTTAGAAAAGCTCACTATTCCATCGAAAAAAACAGTGTCCATTTCTGAGTTGAAGTATCCCAAGTCTGACAATCCAGAGCCtgtttattttcttcttcttaaacTGTATAAAAGAGAAGACTATAGGCTATTATCCAGGAATTTTTATTGGTTACATCTGACAGGTGGTGATTACAAGCTCTTGGAAccatacaaaaaaaataaagtttccCTCAAAATCACTTCCATGACTTATATAAGAGGCTCCAGCTATGAAGTCAGAATGCATGTAGAGAACACATCAAAAAAACCAGACTCCAGAACTCTACTCCACAATAATGTACTTGAAATACATAGAAACGGAGATTCTGACATGCAATCAGAAGGTGTGCTCTGTGTGCCTGAAAGAGAACACGAGCGTGGTTTACTTGAGAAGGTATTGCAATACTTCTCAACAAACAGAAGTGGTATGAAAGTTACTGAGATCAATGGGGATGGGATTGGGGTGGCATTTTTCCTTCAATTCTCAGTCCATGCTTCAAATAAAGATAACAAAGAAGGTGAAGATACCCGAATATTGCCTGTTCATTACTCGGATAACTATTTCTCTCTAGTACCGGGCGAGGTAACGGCAATAACCCTTAACTTTGAGGTCCCACCAGGCG ACCCCCGAATTACACTCCATGGTTGGAACTATGAAGGTGGGGATATTGTTCTCTAA